TTTCCGGGATTCATCCGGCGTTCATGTGACCAAATTGAAATCCGTATTGGTCATTTCCGTATCCGTGAGTGACCGATAGTGGGTGCAGTCGAGCTCGGGTCGAGGCTCCTGCGCAGGGGTGCGCGCCAGGCCGCGAGTGATCTGCAACACGATTTCAGGAGGCACACCCATGCGCGGTGCCAACCAGGCCAAGTGGGTTGTCGCAGCCGTCGCGGTCGCCCTCGCCGCCACCGCTTGCGGCAGCGGCAGCTCTTCGAGCGGCTCCACCGGGGCGTCCAACGCCCAGGGCACGTTCAGCTACCAGAGCACCGAGCCGCAGAACCCGCTCCAGCCGGCGAACGCCATGGAGGTCGGCGGCGGCCGCATCATCAAGACCCTGTTCAAGGGTCTGGTCGACTACGACCCCACCAGCGGTGAGCTCCGCAACCAGGTCGCCGACAAGATCGAGACCACCGACGCCCAGAACTACACCGTCACCCTGAAGTCGGGCTGGACCTTCCACGACGGCACCCCGGTGACCGCCAAGTCCTTCGTGGACGCCTGGAACTGGTCCGCCAACACCAAGAACAAGCAGATCAACTCGGACTGGTTCTCGGACATCCAGGGCTACGCGGACGTCCACCCGGACGAGGGCGACCCGAAGGCCGACACCATGTCCGGCCTGAAGGTCGTGGACGACACGCACTTCACCATCGCGCTGAACGGCCCGGTCTCGTACTTCGAGTACAAGCTCGGCTACACCGCCTTCTCGCCGCTGCCCGAGGTCTTCTTCACCGACCCGGCGAAGTACGGCCAGGCCCCGATCGGCAACGGCCCCTACAAGTTCGTCTCGTGGGAGCACAACAAGGCCGTCACCGTCGCCGCCTACGACAAGTACGCGGGCGTCGACAAGCCGAAGAACGGCGGCATCGTCTTCAAGAACTACGCCCAGGCCGAGGGCGCCTACAAGGACCTGGTCTCCGACAACCTGGACGTGCTGGACCAGGTCGACCCGAGCGACCTGGCCTCGTACAAGACCGACCTGGGCGACCGCGCCGTCGACCAGGCCCAGGGCGCCATCCAGTCGATCTCCTTCTCGCTGTACGCGGACGACTGGAAGCCGGAGAACCTGGCCAAGGTCCGCCAGGGCCTGTCGATGGCGATCGACCGCGACACCATCACCAAGACGGTGCTCAACGGCTCGCGCCAGCCCGCCAACTCCTGGGTCGCCCCGGGCGCCATGGGCTACAAGGACAACACCTGCGGCGAGTACTGCACGTACAACCCGGAGAAGGCCAAGCAGCTGATCACCGAGGGCGGCGGCGTCCCCGGCAACAAGATCACCGTGCTGTACAACGCCGACGGCGGCCACAAGGAGTGGGTGGACGCGGTCTGCAACTCCATCCGCCAGGCCACCGGCGTGGAGTGCACCGGCGACGCCAAGCCGGACTTCAAGACCTCCCGCGACCTGATCAAGAACAAGAAGGTCGACGGTCTGATGCGCACCGGCTGGGTGCAGGACTACCCGCTGAACGCCAACTACCTGCGCGACGTCTACGGCACCGGCGCCGCGGCCAACGACGCCGGCTACTCCAGCCCGGAGTTCGACAAGCTGGCCGCCGAGGCGGACAAGGCCACCTCGGTCAAGGAGACCGCGGACCTGTACCAGAAGGCCGAGGAGCAGCTGGCCAAGGACATGCCGGCCATCCCGCTCTGGTACTACAAGACCACCGCCGGTTACTCGAAGAACGTGCAGAACGTGAAGTACGACTCCTTCGGCGACCCGGTCTTCACCCAGGTCGAGGTCAAGCAGAAGTAACCGAGCCGGCACCGCGCGGCTCGAACAGACACGGCCGGTGCCGTGCCCCGCCCCACCGGGCGGCCCGGCACCGGCCGTTGTCACGTCCAGAACTCTGACACCGGGACGACAGCCCGTCAGAGCAGTCAATTGGAGGCACGATGGGGCGCTACGTCGCGAGGCGACTGCTCCAGATGATCCCGGTGTTCCTGGGCACGGTCACCATCATCTTCTTCATGACCCGTCTGCTGCCCGGCGACCCCGCGGCGGCGATGTGGGGCGACAAGGCCGCCGACCCGGCCCAGCTCGCCGCGTTCAAGCACGACATGGGACTCGACGTCTCCAAGTGGCAGCAGTACCTCAACTACATGGGGAACCTGCTCACCGGCAACTTCGGCACGGCCATGAACGGCCGCAAGGTCATCGACCTGATCGGCGAGGCCCTCCCGGTCACCGTCCGACTGGCGCTGCTGGCCTTCGTCTTCGAGCTGGTCGTCGGCATCGGCATCGGCCTGTTCGCCGGCCTGCGCCGGGGCAAGGCGTTCGACAAGTCGACCCTGGTCCTGACCCTGCTGCTGATCTCCGTCCCCGTCCCGGTGCTCGGCTTCGTCTTCCAGACCGTCTTCGGCATCCAGCTCGGCTGGGTCACCCCGACGGTGCAGAGCAGCACCGACCTGAGCCAGCTGATCCTGCCCGCCGTCGTGCTGGGCTCGATCTCGCTCGCGTACGTCGCCCGCCTGACCCGGACCTCCATCGCGGAGAACCTGAAGGCCGACTACATGCGCACCGCCGTCGCCAAGGGCCTGCCCCGGCGCAAGGTGATCGGCACCCACCTGCTGCGCAACTCGATGATCCCGGTGGTCACCTTCCTGGGCACCGACCTGGGCGCCCTGATGGGCGGCGCGATCGTCACCGAGGGCATCTTCAACGTCCAGGGCGTCGGCCACGCGCTCTACCAGGCCATCAACCGCAACGAGGGCGCGACCGTCTCCGGCTTCGTCGTGGTGCTGGTGCTGGTCTACCTGGTTGCCAGCCTGCTCGTCGACCTGCTCTACGCGGTCCTGGACCCGAGGATCCGGTATGCCTGACCTGATCACGAAGAACGCCCCCGCCGGGGACGGCGAGACCCCCGCCGAGCGGGTCGCCGTCCCGATGCCCAAGACCGAGAAGCCGCGCAGCCTCGGCCTGGACGCCTGGCACGACCTGCGCAAGCGCCCGGTCTTCATCATCTCGGCCGCGCTGATCGTCCTGCTGGTGCTGTTCGCGATCTTCCCCAGCCTGTTCACCTCGGTGGACCCGCGGGCCGGCGACCTGCGCCACCACTACCTGACCAAGCCGCAGTACCTGCACTTCTTCCAGGCCGACTGGTTCGGCTACGACGGCCAGGGCCGCTCCATCTACGCCCGGGTGATCTACGGCGCCCGCGCCTCGGTGGTCGTCGGCATCTGCGTCACCACCGGCGTCACCGTCCTGGGCGGCCTGCTGGGCATGGTGGCCGGCTACTACGGCGGCTGGGTCGACACCATCGTCTCCCGCTTCACCGACATGGTCTTCGGCATCCCGCTGCTGCTCGGCGCGCTGGTCATGCTGAACGCCTTCTCGGTCCGCACGGTCTGGTCGGTGGTCTTCGCCCTGGTGGTGCTCGGCTGGACGCAGATGACCCGCGTGATGCGCGGCTCGGTGATCACCGTCAAGCAGTCCGACTACGTGACCGCGGCCAAGGCGCTCGGCGCCGGCACCGGCCGGATCATGTTCAAGCACATCCTGCCGAACGCGATCGCCCCGGTGATCGTGGTGGCGACCATCGCGCTGGGCGGCTACATCGCCACCGAGGCCACGCTGAGCTTCCTCGGCATCGGCCTCCAGGACCCGACCATCTCCTGGGGCATCGACATCAACTCGGCCCAGAAGGTGATCCGGCAGGCGCCGTTCGCGCTGTTCTTCCCGGCCGGCATGCTCAGCCTCACCGTGCTGGCGTTCATCATGCTCGGCGACGCGGTGCGCGACGCCCTCGACCCGAAGCTGCGTTGAGAGAGGCGGCCCGCATCATGACCACCGCACGTGAGAAGACCACTGCCGTGAAGGACCGTCCGGCCCCCGGCACCCCGCTGCTCGAAGTCCGCGACCTGCACGTCGAGTTCAAGACCCGGGACGGCGTCGCCAAGGCCGTCAACGGCGTCAACTACTCGGTCGCGGCCGGCGAGACGCTGGCCGTGCTGGGCGAGTCCGGCTCCGGCAAGTCCGTCACCGCGCAGACCATCATGGGCATCCTCGACATGCCGCCCGGCCGGGTCACCGCCGGCGAGATCCTGTTCCGCGGCCGGGACATGCTCAAGATGTCCCACGAGGAGCGCCGGAAGATCCGCGGCCGGAAGATCGCGATGATCTTCCAGGACGCGCTCTCCTCGCTCAACCCGGTGCTCTCCGTCGGCTACCAGCTCGGCGAGATGTTCCGGGTGCACGAGGGCGCCTCCAAGAAGGAGGCCAAGGCCAAGGCCATCGAGCTGATGGACCGGGTCCGCATCCCCGCCGCCGCCCAGCGGGTGGGCGACTTCCCGCACCAGTTCTCCGGCGGCATGCGCCAGCGCATCATGATCGCGATGGCGCTGGCCCTGGAACCGGACCTGATCATCGCCGACGAGCCGACCACCGCGCTGGACGTCACCGTCCAGGCCCAGGTGATGGACCTGCTCGCCGAGCTCCAGGCCGAGTACCACATGGGCCTGATCCTGATCACCCACGACCTCGGCGTGGTCGCCGACGTCGCGGACAAGATCGCCGTCATGTACGCCGGCCGGATCGTCGAGACCGCCCCCGTGCACGACCTGTACGCCAACCCCGCCCACCCCTACACCGAGGGCCTGCTCCGGTCGATCCCGCGACTGGACCAGAAGGGCGAGGAGCTGTACGCGATCAAGGGCCTGCCGCCCAACCTCTACAAGGTCCCGGCCGGCTGCGCGTTCAACCCGCGCTGCGACAAGGCCGTCGACCTGTGCCGTACCGAGGTCCCCGCCCTGCACCAGGTCACCGACCGGGACGGCGCGGAGCTCGCCGGGCGCAAGAGCGCCTGCCACCTCTGGAAGGAGACCCTCCATGGCTGAGCAGCCCATCCTGGAGGTCCGCGACCTGGTCAAGCACTACCCGCTGACCCAGGGCATCCTGTTCAAGAAGCAGGTCGGCGCGGTCAAGGCCGTCGACGGCATCTCCTTCAGCCTGAACAAGGGCGAGACGCTCGGCATCGTCGGCGAGTCCGGCTGCGGCAAGTCCACCCTCGCCAAGGTCCTGATGAACCTGGAGCGGGCCACCGCCGGCCAGGTGCTCTACAAGGGCGAGGACATCTCCCGGCTCTCCGGCGCCGCGCTCAAGGCGGTGCGCCGCAACATCCAGATGGTCTTCCAGGACCCGTACACCTCGCTGAACCCGCGGATGACGGTCGGCGACATCATCGGCGAGCCGTACGAGATCCACCCCGAGGTGGCGCCCAAGGGCGACCGCCGCAAGGCGGTGCAGGACCTGCTGGACGTGGTCGGGCTCAACCCCGAGTACATCAACCGGTACCCGCACCAGTTCTCCGGCGGCCAGCGCCAGCGCATCGGCATCGCCCGCGGCCTGGCGCTCAAGCCGGAGATCATCATCTGCGACGAGCCGGTCTCCGCGCTGGACGTCTCGGTGCAGGCCCAGGTGATCAACCTGCTGGAGCAGCTCCAGCAGGACTTCGAGCTCTCCTACATGTTCATCGCGCACGACCTCTCCATCGTCCGGCACATCTCCGACCGGGTCGGCGTGATGTACCTCGGCAAGATGGTCGAGATCGGCACCGACC
This is a stretch of genomic DNA from Kitasatospora fiedleri. It encodes these proteins:
- a CDS encoding peptide ABC transporter substrate-binding protein, whose product is MRGANQAKWVVAAVAVALAATACGSGSSSSGSTGASNAQGTFSYQSTEPQNPLQPANAMEVGGGRIIKTLFKGLVDYDPTSGELRNQVADKIETTDAQNYTVTLKSGWTFHDGTPVTAKSFVDAWNWSANTKNKQINSDWFSDIQGYADVHPDEGDPKADTMSGLKVVDDTHFTIALNGPVSYFEYKLGYTAFSPLPEVFFTDPAKYGQAPIGNGPYKFVSWEHNKAVTVAAYDKYAGVDKPKNGGIVFKNYAQAEGAYKDLVSDNLDVLDQVDPSDLASYKTDLGDRAVDQAQGAIQSISFSLYADDWKPENLAKVRQGLSMAIDRDTITKTVLNGSRQPANSWVAPGAMGYKDNTCGEYCTYNPEKAKQLITEGGGVPGNKITVLYNADGGHKEWVDAVCNSIRQATGVECTGDAKPDFKTSRDLIKNKKVDGLMRTGWVQDYPLNANYLRDVYGTGAAANDAGYSSPEFDKLAAEADKATSVKETADLYQKAEEQLAKDMPAIPLWYYKTTAGYSKNVQNVKYDSFGDPVFTQVEVKQK
- a CDS encoding ABC transporter permease; the encoded protein is MGRYVARRLLQMIPVFLGTVTIIFFMTRLLPGDPAAAMWGDKAADPAQLAAFKHDMGLDVSKWQQYLNYMGNLLTGNFGTAMNGRKVIDLIGEALPVTVRLALLAFVFELVVGIGIGLFAGLRRGKAFDKSTLVLTLLLISVPVPVLGFVFQTVFGIQLGWVTPTVQSSTDLSQLILPAVVLGSISLAYVARLTRTSIAENLKADYMRTAVAKGLPRRKVIGTHLLRNSMIPVVTFLGTDLGALMGGAIVTEGIFNVQGVGHALYQAINRNEGATVSGFVVVLVLVYLVASLLVDLLYAVLDPRIRYA
- a CDS encoding ABC transporter permease → MPDLITKNAPAGDGETPAERVAVPMPKTEKPRSLGLDAWHDLRKRPVFIISAALIVLLVLFAIFPSLFTSVDPRAGDLRHHYLTKPQYLHFFQADWFGYDGQGRSIYARVIYGARASVVVGICVTTGVTVLGGLLGMVAGYYGGWVDTIVSRFTDMVFGIPLLLGALVMLNAFSVRTVWSVVFALVVLGWTQMTRVMRGSVITVKQSDYVTAAKALGAGTGRIMFKHILPNAIAPVIVVATIALGGYIATEATLSFLGIGLQDPTISWGIDINSAQKVIRQAPFALFFPAGMLSLTVLAFIMLGDAVRDALDPKLR
- a CDS encoding ABC transporter ATP-binding protein, which translates into the protein MTTAREKTTAVKDRPAPGTPLLEVRDLHVEFKTRDGVAKAVNGVNYSVAAGETLAVLGESGSGKSVTAQTIMGILDMPPGRVTAGEILFRGRDMLKMSHEERRKIRGRKIAMIFQDALSSLNPVLSVGYQLGEMFRVHEGASKKEAKAKAIELMDRVRIPAAAQRVGDFPHQFSGGMRQRIMIAMALALEPDLIIADEPTTALDVTVQAQVMDLLAELQAEYHMGLILITHDLGVVADVADKIAVMYAGRIVETAPVHDLYANPAHPYTEGLLRSIPRLDQKGEELYAIKGLPPNLYKVPAGCAFNPRCDKAVDLCRTEVPALHQVTDRDGAELAGRKSACHLWKETLHG
- a CDS encoding ABC transporter ATP-binding protein, which produces MAEQPILEVRDLVKHYPLTQGILFKKQVGAVKAVDGISFSLNKGETLGIVGESGCGKSTLAKVLMNLERATAGQVLYKGEDISRLSGAALKAVRRNIQMVFQDPYTSLNPRMTVGDIIGEPYEIHPEVAPKGDRRKAVQDLLDVVGLNPEYINRYPHQFSGGQRQRIGIARGLALKPEIIICDEPVSALDVSVQAQVINLLEQLQQDFELSYMFIAHDLSIVRHISDRVGVMYLGKMVEIGTDLEIYDHATHPYTQALLSAVPVPDPADRENRERIILSGDIPSPANPPSGCRFRTRCWKAEERCATEVPLLAVPELPAPGARHESACHFASERETAAA